A stretch of the Lolium perenne isolate Kyuss_39 chromosome 3, Kyuss_2.0, whole genome shotgun sequence genome encodes the following:
- the LOC127342011 gene encoding bark storage protein A — MGGVRQKLLAGAVVLVSVALMATAAEGYISGKTWTAINRANRHGPFVGLVVPNTFEMVPVLNSPSFVASKTIPNLDVQGRRFRFGAIGGQNVVMVMTGLSMLNAGLATQMLLSLFRVKGIVHWGIAGNANEDLQIGDVTIPEYWAHLSLWNWQRYGDGKDNELPLESAGDYTREYGFLNFSDYTVGQGNPALSANELNSIWYQPEEIFPASGVPEERQHAFWVRASKRYYALAAKLEGMELPACVNGTTTCLPRAPRVVRVSRGCSGNVFLDNARYRQFLRTKFECTPIEMESAAVALVAYQQGVPFLTIRSLSDLAGGGSALGNEASTFISIAAQNAVDVMLKFVPLLKEQ; from the exons ATGGGTGGTGTTAGGCAGAAGCTCCTTGCCGGCGCCGTCGTCCTCGTCTCGGTGGCGCTAATGGCCACGGCGGCTGAGGGCTACATCTCGGGGAAGACGTGGACCGCCATCAACAGGGCGAACCGCCACGGCCCGTTCGTCGGGCTCGTCGTTCCCAACACCTTCGAGATGGTGCCCGTGCTCAACTCGCCCAGCTTCGTGGCCAGCAAGACCATCCCTAACCTCGACGTCCAAG GACGAAGGTTCCGCTTCGGAGCCATCGGAGGCCAAAACGTTGTCATGGTCATGACAGGGCTGAGCATG CTTAACGCCGGGCTGGCCACCCAGATGTTGCTCAGCCTGTTCCGGGTGAAGGGCATCGTCCACTGGGGCATCGCCGGCAACGCCAACGAGGACCTACAGATCGGCGACGTCACCATCCCCGAGTACTgggcccacctctctctctggAACTGGCAGCGGTACGGCGACGGGAAGGACAACGAGTTGCCGCTGGAATCCGCCGGCGACTACACGCGGGAGTACGGCTTCCTTAACTTCTCCGACTACACCGTTGGCCAGGGCAACCCGGCATTGTCGGCGAACGAGCTCAACAGCATCTGGTAccagccggaggagatcttcccgGCGTCGGGCGTTCCCGAGGAGCGGCAGCACGCGTTCTGGGTCCGCGCCAGCAAGCGCTACTACGCGTTGGCGGCGAAGCTGGAGGGGATGGAGCTGCCGGCGTGCGTGAACGGGACGACGACGTGTCTGCCCCGCGCACCGCGGGTGGTGCGGGTCAGCAGGGGGTGCAGCGGCAACGTGTTCCTGGACAACGCCCGGTACCGCCAGTTCCTGCGCACCAAGTTCGAGTGCACGCCCATCGAGATGGAGAGCGCTGCCGTCGCGCTCGTCGCGTACCAGCAGGGTGTCCCGTTCCTCACCATCCGCTCGCTGTCGGATCTAGCTGGGGGTGGATCAGCTCTCGGGAACGAGGCCAGCACGTTCATCAGCATCGCCGCGCAGAACGCCGTGGACGTCATGCTCAAATTTGTGCCGCTGCTAAAGGAGCAATAG